A window of Pelagicoccus enzymogenes contains these coding sequences:
- a CDS encoding efflux RND transporter periplasmic adaptor subunit has protein sequence MSSPQKSKAPLAILVLAALAIAGYFIFRSSDADSDEGRRDRTAAVAVAPIERRAIELRRVFSGALEAHSKFVVAPKVAGRVQDIPVDISDEVHRGDAVAILDAAEFDQAVRQAEADLAVAEANLAEAKSALEITLRANQRTTTLRERGIASETEFDNVQAELLARQAQVKVAEAQVIRAESALESARIRLSYTRITADWSGDEDRRVIAERYVDEGETVSANEPLLLIVELDPITAVIYVTERDYGLLKPGQEARFSTDAFPNQTFLGQIDRISPVFRENSRQARVELSLSNPDHSLKPGMFVRANITLDRVEDTTVIPYAALTRRGTETGAFVINEDSKTVRWQPVKTGIRSNDSIQVLDADLSGRVVVLGQHLLDDGAEVTIPEDATLPEAP, from the coding sequence ATGTCTTCCCCGCAGAAATCAAAGGCGCCACTCGCCATCCTCGTCCTTGCAGCCCTCGCCATCGCCGGCTACTTCATCTTTCGTTCCTCGGACGCCGATTCCGACGAAGGCCGTCGCGACCGCACGGCCGCCGTCGCCGTCGCCCCCATCGAACGCCGAGCCATCGAGCTGCGCCGCGTCTTCAGCGGTGCCTTGGAAGCCCACTCCAAGTTCGTAGTCGCTCCCAAAGTCGCTGGCCGCGTGCAAGACATTCCCGTGGACATCTCCGACGAGGTCCATCGCGGCGACGCCGTTGCCATCCTCGACGCCGCCGAGTTCGACCAAGCCGTCCGCCAAGCCGAGGCCGACCTAGCGGTAGCCGAGGCCAACCTCGCCGAGGCCAAGAGCGCGTTGGAAATCACCCTGCGGGCCAACCAGCGAACCACCACCCTGCGCGAACGCGGCATCGCCTCCGAGACCGAGTTCGACAACGTGCAAGCCGAGCTCCTCGCCCGGCAAGCCCAAGTCAAAGTCGCCGAGGCTCAAGTCATCCGAGCCGAATCCGCGCTCGAGTCCGCCCGCATCCGCCTGAGTTACACTCGTATCACCGCCGACTGGTCCGGAGACGAAGATCGTCGCGTCATCGCCGAACGATACGTGGACGAAGGCGAAACCGTCTCCGCCAACGAACCCCTGCTCCTCATCGTCGAGCTCGATCCCATCACCGCCGTCATCTACGTCACCGAGCGCGACTACGGCCTGCTCAAACCGGGCCAGGAAGCCCGCTTCAGCACCGACGCATTCCCCAACCAAACCTTCCTCGGCCAGATCGACCGCATCTCCCCGGTTTTCCGCGAAAACAGCCGCCAAGCCCGCGTCGAGCTTTCCCTAAGCAATCCCGACCATTCGCTCAAGCCGGGCATGTTCGTGCGGGCCAACATCACCTTGGACCGCGTCGAAGACACCACCGTCATCCCTTACGCCGCCCTCACCCGGCGAGGGACCGAAACCGGCGCCTTCGTCATCAACGAAGACTCGAAAACCGTACGGTGGCAACCGGTCAAAACGGGCATCCGCTCCAACGATTCCATCCAGGTCCTCGACGCCGACCTCAGCGGACGCGTAGTGGTCCTCGGCCAGCACCTGCTCGACGACGGGGCAGAAGTCACCATTCCCGAAGACGCAACTCTCCCTGAAGCGCCATGA
- a CDS encoding M16 family metallopeptidase, which yields MQSFIKLVSVYLLIALSPAVWAQLPEDFDMTAPLPVDPDVRVGELDNGLRYYIRKNGRPENRVSLRLVVNAGSLQEDDDQRGIAHFLEHMAFNGTKHFEKLELVNFLEGIGMRFGQHLNASTSFDETIYKLEVPWDDQESIDKAFLILEDWATNITFDPFEIEAERGVVVEEWRSGQGAGQRIRDQQIPLIFYNSRYAKRLPIGSMFVVQNAPAERFRDFYEKWYRPDLMGVIAVGDFDPDEVERQIITRFSRLENPEDAPERVEAKVPDHEETLFSIVSDPEITGMSARIYLKLDPVGDQTGEDYRRHLIERIYFSLLNKRLSERTLEANPPYISASVGATNLGRSKRAYVMSVGLVQGKVQEGIELLMAEVARASRDGFSQSEMDRVKADMIRGMDRAYEERENTQSGVFAAEYTRAFTVDEPIPGIALERAMHHAFLKDLDLEEVNRIGDAFRQQGNRVILFTAPEAEGYELPSEQDLLAALESGKSKDLGAYVDDVSDEPLLAEIPEAGEIVEERYHEAVGVYDWTLSNGARVIVKPTDFKKDQVLMSAYSEGGSSLVSDDEFIPAMTATMLLGESGIGPFNTIQLEKKLAGKTLRLSPSIGSTSESLSGSTSPQDLEEFFKLVYLQITDPNEKDLANAFESVKFRLSEMVANREKSPGAVFQDAIEEAYYGDHPRHQPLDIDRLDEMEARLSLEIFKDRFQNAGDFVFVFVGAIEVEPFRDYVRTYLASLPTRGGPPERARELGDKPKSGRLSVDIKKGLEEKTTVRVFFNGDAEWSPENRYALAFARGLLNIRMREVLREDNGGVYGVSVFGSLGRLPEGSYSSGFGFSCDPGNAENLVRLGLMQIIELQEEGPRPENVQKVRETHLREHERGIKENGFWLSNLVGMVAEDRDFEDILNFPERVKAFDAKAAQEAAVLYFDMRNLLVAYLRPEYTE from the coding sequence ATGCAGTCCTTTATCAAACTCGTCTCCGTATACCTGCTAATCGCACTGTCGCCTGCCGTTTGGGCGCAGTTGCCCGAGGATTTCGACATGACGGCTCCCTTGCCGGTTGATCCCGACGTGAGGGTGGGGGAACTGGACAACGGACTTCGCTACTACATCCGCAAAAACGGTCGACCGGAGAATCGGGTTTCCTTGCGCTTGGTGGTCAATGCGGGCTCGCTGCAGGAGGACGACGACCAGCGCGGCATCGCCCACTTCCTGGAGCACATGGCCTTTAACGGGACCAAGCATTTCGAGAAGCTAGAGCTCGTTAACTTCTTGGAAGGCATTGGGATGCGTTTTGGCCAGCACCTCAATGCCAGCACTTCTTTCGACGAGACGATCTACAAGCTGGAGGTGCCCTGGGACGATCAGGAGTCGATCGACAAGGCGTTTTTGATCTTGGAAGACTGGGCCACCAACATTACCTTCGATCCCTTCGAGATCGAAGCTGAAAGGGGAGTGGTCGTGGAGGAATGGCGCTCGGGACAGGGGGCGGGACAGCGGATCCGCGATCAGCAGATTCCTTTGATCTTCTACAATTCCCGCTACGCGAAGCGCTTGCCCATCGGCTCCATGTTCGTGGTGCAGAACGCCCCTGCGGAGCGTTTCAGGGACTTTTACGAAAAGTGGTACCGGCCGGACTTGATGGGGGTGATCGCGGTGGGCGACTTCGACCCCGATGAGGTGGAGCGGCAGATCATCACCCGTTTTTCACGACTGGAGAATCCCGAGGACGCGCCCGAGCGGGTGGAAGCGAAGGTGCCGGACCATGAGGAGACGCTGTTTTCCATCGTTTCCGATCCGGAAATCACGGGGATGTCCGCTCGCATTTACCTCAAGCTCGATCCAGTGGGCGACCAGACGGGCGAGGACTATCGCCGCCATCTGATCGAACGCATCTATTTCTCCCTTCTCAACAAGCGCTTGAGCGAGCGGACCTTAGAGGCGAACCCACCCTACATCAGCGCCAGCGTTGGAGCCACCAACTTGGGGCGTTCCAAGCGCGCTTACGTGATGTCGGTCGGCTTGGTGCAAGGGAAGGTGCAGGAAGGGATCGAGCTCCTGATGGCGGAGGTGGCCCGGGCCAGCCGCGATGGTTTCAGCCAAAGCGAGATGGATCGCGTGAAGGCGGACATGATTCGAGGAATGGATCGGGCTTACGAGGAGCGGGAAAACACGCAATCCGGCGTGTTTGCAGCTGAGTATACGCGGGCCTTTACGGTCGACGAACCGATTCCCGGCATCGCGCTCGAGCGAGCCATGCACCACGCTTTCCTGAAGGATTTGGACCTGGAGGAAGTGAACCGCATCGGCGACGCGTTTCGCCAGCAAGGCAATCGCGTGATCCTCTTCACGGCGCCGGAGGCGGAGGGCTACGAGCTGCCGAGCGAGCAGGACCTGCTCGCTGCCCTCGAATCCGGCAAGTCCAAGGATCTCGGCGCTTACGTGGACGACGTCTCGGACGAGCCGCTGCTGGCGGAGATTCCGGAGGCAGGGGAGATTGTCGAGGAGCGCTACCACGAAGCGGTAGGGGTGTACGATTGGACTTTGTCGAACGGAGCTCGGGTGATCGTGAAACCGACCGATTTCAAGAAGGACCAGGTGCTCATGTCTGCGTACAGCGAGGGCGGCAGCAGCTTGGTTTCGGACGACGAGTTTATTCCGGCCATGACGGCGACGATGCTTTTGGGCGAGTCGGGTATTGGCCCTTTCAATACGATTCAGTTGGAGAAGAAGCTTGCCGGCAAGACGCTCCGCCTTTCTCCCTCGATCGGTTCCACATCCGAGTCGCTCAGCGGCTCGACTTCCCCGCAGGATTTGGAGGAGTTCTTCAAGCTCGTTTACTTGCAGATCACCGATCCGAACGAGAAGGACCTGGCGAATGCGTTCGAGTCAGTGAAGTTCCGGCTCTCCGAAATGGTGGCCAACCGCGAGAAGTCGCCCGGCGCGGTATTCCAGGACGCTATCGAGGAGGCCTACTATGGCGACCATCCGCGCCACCAGCCGTTGGATATCGATCGTCTCGACGAGATGGAAGCTCGGCTCTCTTTGGAGATCTTCAAGGACCGCTTCCAGAACGCGGGCGATTTCGTCTTCGTATTCGTAGGAGCGATCGAGGTGGAACCGTTTCGCGACTACGTCCGCACCTACCTTGCCAGCTTGCCCACGCGTGGCGGGCCGCCCGAGCGGGCTCGGGAACTTGGGGACAAGCCGAAATCCGGCCGTCTCTCGGTAGACATCAAGAAGGGCTTGGAAGAGAAGACGACGGTGCGGGTGTTCTTCAACGGCGATGCCGAGTGGTCGCCGGAGAACCGCTACGCTTTGGCCTTCGCGCGAGGGCTGCTCAACATTCGCATGCGTGAAGTGCTGCGCGAGGACAACGGGGGCGTCTACGGGGTAAGCGTTTTCGGATCTTTGGGTCGCTTGCCGGAGGGTTCCTACTCGTCGGGCTTTGGCTTTTCCTGCGATCCCGGCAATGCGGAAAATCTGGTCCGCCTCGGCCTCATGCAAATCATCGAGCTGCAGGAAGAAGGCCCCCGTCCGGAGAACGTGCAGAAGGTGCGGGAAACCCATCTCAGGGAACACGAACGCGGCATCAAGGAGAACGGCTTCTGGCTGAGCAACCTCGTTGGGATGGTCGCTGAAGATCGCGATTTCGAGGACATCCTAAACTTTCCTGAGCGCGTGAAAGCTTTCGACGCGAAGGCTGCCCAAGAGGCTGCGGTTTTATATTTCGATATGCGCAATCTACTGGTTGCCTATCTTCGTCCTGAATATACGGAGTAG
- a CDS encoding TolC family protein, producing the protein MKPSLSILLATALLSGCASVSQTPPLDPVSVTPRDEDRSVTPYIEWNPRPLARSGDQLTLSVEEAIFTALERNRELRIQTLEPVKAGAFELIERGQFRPELYGVLQAGEEEVSENSRATGEQFSVTGRDAGGEIGIRQSLATGTDIELSIEQDRSISSRTPEQQEARLGLSVTQSLLRGFGPAVNLASIRQAQLDTLASQYELRGYTEAFVAEVESAYWQYVLAREEIAIFESSLELARRERDEIEGRIEVGALSQTDGALSRGEVARRESALIDARAYLDEQRFRLVRLLNANLDGSLDFQILATSQPDVDHEPLHEIEARIELALQKRPDLNEARLRLAQDRLQTAVTKNGLLPRLDLFVTLGKTGYADTFLDSFENIQEDSYDVTAGLRFNQFLGNAAARGRDMLARANRAQAADAVLNHEQIVRLDVRLAANEVERARQQIEATAQIRIHLEETVQGEVERLEVGSTTALQVAEARRDLLASRIQEVEALISYRLALIDLYLAEGSLLERRGISL; encoded by the coding sequence ATGAAACCCTCCCTCTCCATTTTACTCGCCACCGCATTGCTCAGCGGCTGCGCTTCCGTCTCCCAAACGCCTCCACTCGATCCTGTAAGCGTCACGCCAAGAGACGAGGACCGAAGCGTCACGCCCTACATCGAGTGGAACCCACGCCCTCTTGCCCGCTCCGGCGACCAGCTAACCCTCTCCGTAGAAGAAGCCATCTTCACCGCTCTCGAGCGAAACCGCGAGCTGCGTATCCAAACCCTGGAGCCCGTCAAAGCAGGCGCTTTCGAGCTCATCGAACGCGGCCAGTTCCGCCCCGAGCTCTACGGCGTACTGCAGGCCGGCGAAGAGGAAGTCTCGGAAAATTCCCGAGCCACCGGCGAACAATTCAGCGTTACTGGACGCGATGCTGGCGGCGAAATCGGCATCCGCCAGAGCCTCGCCACCGGCACCGACATCGAGTTGTCCATCGAGCAAGACCGCTCCATTTCCAGCCGTACCCCCGAACAGCAAGAAGCCCGCCTCGGCCTCAGCGTCACCCAGTCCCTGCTGCGCGGCTTCGGTCCCGCCGTTAACCTCGCCTCCATACGTCAGGCTCAACTGGATACGCTCGCCAGCCAATACGAACTTCGCGGATACACCGAAGCCTTCGTAGCAGAAGTCGAGTCCGCCTACTGGCAATACGTGCTCGCTCGCGAAGAAATCGCTATCTTCGAAAGCTCGCTCGAGTTGGCCCGCCGCGAACGCGACGAAATCGAGGGCCGCATCGAAGTCGGCGCCCTCTCCCAAACCGACGGCGCCCTCTCCCGCGGCGAAGTCGCCCGCCGCGAAAGCGCCCTCATCGACGCAAGGGCCTACCTGGACGAGCAACGCTTCCGCCTCGTCCGTCTGCTCAACGCCAACCTAGACGGCTCCCTCGACTTCCAAATCCTGGCCACCAGCCAACCGGACGTCGACCACGAGCCACTGCACGAAATCGAAGCCCGCATCGAGCTCGCCCTCCAAAAACGGCCCGACCTCAACGAAGCCCGGCTCCGACTCGCCCAAGACCGCCTGCAAACCGCCGTCACCAAAAACGGACTACTGCCGCGACTCGACCTTTTCGTTACCCTCGGCAAAACCGGCTACGCGGATACCTTCCTCGACTCCTTCGAAAACATCCAAGAGGACAGCTACGACGTGACCGCCGGCCTGCGCTTCAACCAGTTTCTCGGCAACGCAGCGGCCCGCGGACGCGATATGCTAGCCCGGGCCAATCGAGCCCAAGCAGCCGACGCCGTGCTCAACCACGAGCAAATCGTCCGTCTCGACGTGCGCCTCGCCGCCAACGAAGTCGAGCGGGCTCGCCAACAAATCGAAGCCACCGCCCAAATCCGCATCCACCTCGAGGAAACCGTACAAGGAGAGGTCGAACGCCTAGAAGTCGGCTCCACCACTGCCCTGCAAGTTGCCGAAGCCCGCCGCGACCTGCTCGCCAGCCGTATCCAAGAAGTGGAAGCGCTCATCTCCTATCGCCTCGCATTGATTGACCTTTACCTCGCTGAAGGCAGCCTACTCGAGCGACGCGGCATTTCCCTTTAA
- a CDS encoding amidohydrolase family protein: MGFLLFFLVLLGGLQLWRIVCWKGPMGPVAEEVPTGVVDMHCHTAGIGAGGSEARISAALRASWRFRVYLKIFGCNEKLLAQHGDVFILDGINRAIGESKHVRAAVILAMDAPYRDNGEIFEEAVEVWVPNRFVGETAAAYEHLLFGASVHPYRMDALEELEWSKEKGAVLIKWLPNIQNIDPSDERLAPYYRKLVELDLPLLTHTGHEDSFSRTDNRLGDPKLLELPLRLGVRVIAAHVASAGENEGQCNVERLLEMMPRFPNLVADISTLTQFNRKRFLPRVLADERLKGRLLYGTDHPLTNTPMVSPWLYPLRLTIGQMWRISRVRNPWDRDVMLKAALGVPGEVFEESGRYLGV, encoded by the coding sequence ATGGGGTTCCTCTTGTTTTTCTTGGTGCTGCTGGGCGGTCTGCAGCTTTGGCGAATCGTATGTTGGAAGGGGCCGATGGGGCCGGTCGCGGAGGAGGTGCCGACGGGGGTGGTGGACATGCATTGCCACACGGCGGGGATCGGGGCTGGCGGGAGCGAGGCTCGGATCTCGGCGGCTTTGCGGGCAAGTTGGCGGTTTCGCGTCTACCTGAAGATCTTTGGCTGCAACGAGAAGCTGCTGGCTCAGCATGGGGACGTCTTCATTTTGGATGGCATCAACCGGGCGATCGGCGAATCGAAGCATGTAAGGGCGGCGGTGATCTTGGCGATGGACGCGCCGTATCGGGACAACGGGGAAATCTTCGAGGAGGCGGTGGAGGTCTGGGTGCCGAACCGCTTCGTAGGGGAAACGGCGGCGGCGTACGAGCACTTGCTCTTTGGAGCGAGCGTGCACCCGTATCGTATGGACGCGCTCGAGGAGCTGGAATGGTCGAAGGAAAAGGGGGCAGTTTTAATAAAATGGTTACCGAATATTCAGAATATCGATCCCAGCGATGAGCGGCTGGCACCCTATTACCGGAAGCTGGTGGAGCTGGACTTGCCCTTGCTGACGCACACTGGGCACGAGGATTCTTTCTCTCGCACCGACAATCGCTTGGGGGATCCCAAGCTGCTGGAGCTGCCCTTGCGCTTAGGCGTGCGGGTGATCGCGGCTCATGTGGCGAGCGCGGGCGAGAACGAGGGGCAGTGCAACGTGGAGCGACTGCTGGAGATGATGCCGCGTTTCCCGAATTTGGTGGCGGATATTTCGACCCTGACCCAGTTTAACCGAAAGCGGTTTTTGCCGCGCGTTTTGGCGGACGAGCGGCTCAAGGGGCGGCTGCTCTACGGTACGGATCATCCGCTGACGAATACGCCGATGGTGTCGCCTTGGCTGTATCCACTTCGCCTGACAATCGGGCAAATGTGGCGGATTTCGCGAGTGCGCAACCCGTGGGATCGGGATGTGATGCTGAAGGCGGCGCTGGGGGTGCCGGGCGAGGTGTTCGAGGAAAGCGGGCGCTATTTGGGGGTGTGA
- a CDS encoding CobW family GTP-binding protein, which translates to MSDSQAHLSVTILSGFLGAGKTTLLNHLLRNANGERIAVIVNDIGEVNIDADLIQSEVRTLEGGSQNEVVELSGGCICCTIQGDLALAVMDLAKKGNIDHIVIEATGVAEPTQIVHTFLTPGPNGKSLEEVVRIDSLVTVVDSAFFLREWKANAAKGTSRELLRQQDERPVFELIVEQIECADILVLNKMDVVNEAERSEVRVILDELNRRAIKHECENGQLPKDAILHNGAFDLDATLSGASWLQSLNKQDQESGPADPIEDKSTPKLFRKVENSPSALFFPSISKALDPIAKAQQGLVTLVYRSRKRFQADKFAHIINTSIPGLLRAKGYCWIEGNDQQVGFLSIAGSTTRCDFIGSWWITALEKGNIDRSQIPAEVEKKWESPHGDRRQELVFIGFHLDRDRLQAELDACLVD; encoded by the coding sequence ATGTCCGATTCCCAAGCGCATCTTTCCGTCACTATCCTCTCCGGCTTCCTCGGGGCAGGAAAGACCACCCTGCTCAACCACCTGCTCCGAAACGCCAACGGCGAACGCATCGCCGTCATCGTAAACGACATCGGCGAAGTCAATATCGACGCGGACCTCATCCAGAGCGAGGTCCGCACCTTGGAAGGCGGATCGCAAAACGAGGTGGTCGAGCTCTCCGGAGGCTGCATCTGCTGCACCATCCAGGGCGACCTGGCCCTCGCCGTCATGGACCTCGCCAAAAAAGGCAACATCGACCACATCGTCATAGAGGCGACCGGCGTGGCGGAGCCCACCCAGATCGTGCACACCTTCCTCACCCCCGGCCCCAACGGCAAGTCGCTGGAGGAAGTCGTGCGTATCGACAGTTTGGTGACAGTCGTAGACTCCGCCTTCTTCCTGCGCGAGTGGAAGGCCAACGCCGCCAAAGGCACCTCCCGCGAACTGCTCCGCCAACAGGACGAACGCCCCGTCTTCGAACTCATCGTCGAGCAAATCGAGTGCGCCGACATCCTCGTGCTCAACAAGATGGACGTCGTCAACGAAGCGGAACGCAGCGAAGTCCGCGTCATCCTCGACGAGCTCAACCGCCGCGCCATCAAGCACGAGTGCGAAAACGGCCAGCTGCCCAAAGACGCCATCCTGCACAACGGAGCCTTCGACCTAGACGCCACCCTATCCGGCGCCAGCTGGCTGCAAAGCCTCAATAAGCAGGACCAGGAGTCTGGCCCCGCCGACCCTATCGAAGACAAATCCACTCCCAAGCTCTTCCGCAAAGTCGAAAACTCACCCAGCGCCCTCTTCTTCCCCAGCATCTCCAAGGCACTCGACCCCATCGCCAAAGCCCAGCAAGGGCTGGTCACGCTCGTCTACCGCTCGCGCAAGCGCTTCCAGGCCGACAAGTTCGCCCACATCATCAACACCTCCATCCCCGGACTGCTGCGAGCCAAGGGCTACTGCTGGATCGAAGGCAACGACCAGCAAGTCGGCTTCCTCTCCATCGCCGGCTCCACCACCCGCTGCGACTTCATCGGCAGCTGGTGGATCACCGCCCTCGAAAAGGGCAATATCGACCGCTCGCAAATCCCCGCCGAAGTGGAAAAGAAATGGGAGTCACCTCACGGCGACCGCCGCCAAGAGCTCGTCTTCATCGGCTTCCACCTCGACCGCGACCGCCTGCAAGCCGAACTCGACGCCTGCCTCGTGGACTAG
- a CDS encoding efflux RND transporter permease subunit, translating to MSLSDLSVKRPIFTTMVTLIVVVLGSVSLARLKIDLFPSIELPTVSISTSYPGASPEVMETLVTQIIEEIISTVPGVEEVTSQSSEGRSRVRVRFSWGTDINAAALELQATLEDELNELPDGIERPRVSKFDVDSFPVVILGVSGDIDPIELTDIINNEIRFRFSRVPGVAQVDLWGGFDREIRVEIDRQRLQALGIPLNQILQALRDSNLDRPSGTIQEGRYEIALRAPAQFQNLDQIRNTVVDTRDGATVTLEQVALVKDTYEKETRIVRVNGVQGIRVAIRKQDNANTVEVSQAILEEIERTNKDYPLINIVPVTNSGNFIERSIENVSRSVLYGGGLAILVLLFFLRDWRSTLVISLAIPISIIATFALLYFGGFTLNMMSLGGLALGVGMMVDSSIVVLENIFRRRDEEGEQPRIAAASGAREVATAIIASTITTLVIFLPLIFVPGVSGILFRELAYTVSFSLVCSLVVSLSLVPMLSAKLLRGKISREEKRNSPFRRLSETSERWFQALEGGYKNMLNRALRHRRWVLIGAGSTLLLSVLLAPMISSEFLPPSDEGEVGVWMRAENSTRLEIVNSLAQKLEEIAIPAVPEAISHVTDVRGDGAGITFNLVPASQRDRSNEEIAEELRDLLEGKIPGVRAGAWAPRGQNLLNRLLGGGGQGIEVEVRGPDIPTLEKLALDAKARIEQLEGVTDVDTSFDDGEPRQEIAIDRDKIADLGLSARDVSEVLQTAIAGSRAGNYQTEGNSYRILVQMADAEHLSIDEVLDLTLRTPSGELVALRNLVTNDFGRAPSRIERRDQQRLVTLDAEFEKRALGDVSAEIDAVLNEIPRPSGYVFRITGSWEEQQKTFNQLIIALGLAIMLVYMVLACQYESLRDPTIVMVAVPMAAIGVILTLILTGTTMNLQSGIGCIMLGGIVVNNAILLVDQASQLRLEGTGARDAVAEAGRRRLRPILMTTLTTVLGLLPLALGIGEGADAQAPLARAVIGGLVGSTAITLLLTPIVYSIVHSKRSSSDAQ from the coding sequence ATGAGCCTCTCCGACCTCAGCGTAAAACGCCCCATTTTCACCACGATGGTCACCCTCATCGTGGTAGTGCTTGGCTCCGTTTCCCTCGCACGACTTAAGATCGACCTCTTCCCGAGCATCGAGCTGCCGACCGTCAGCATCAGCACCAGCTACCCGGGAGCCAGTCCCGAGGTCATGGAAACCCTCGTCACCCAAATCATCGAGGAAATCATCTCCACCGTTCCCGGCGTGGAGGAAGTCACCTCCCAGTCCTCTGAGGGCCGCAGCCGCGTGCGCGTGCGCTTCTCTTGGGGAACCGACATCAACGCCGCCGCCCTCGAACTCCAAGCCACCTTGGAAGACGAGCTGAACGAACTGCCCGACGGCATCGAGCGACCCCGCGTCTCCAAGTTTGACGTGGATTCCTTTCCCGTCGTCATCCTCGGCGTCTCCGGCGACATCGACCCCATCGAGCTGACCGATATCATCAACAACGAGATCCGCTTCCGCTTCTCCCGCGTACCGGGCGTCGCCCAAGTCGACCTCTGGGGCGGCTTCGACCGGGAAATCCGCGTCGAGATCGATCGCCAACGCCTGCAAGCCCTCGGCATCCCCCTCAACCAAATCCTGCAAGCCCTCCGCGATTCCAACTTGGACCGCCCCTCCGGCACTATCCAGGAAGGTCGCTACGAGATCGCCCTGCGAGCTCCCGCCCAGTTCCAAAACCTCGACCAGATCCGCAACACCGTAGTGGACACGCGAGACGGCGCGACCGTTACCCTCGAACAAGTCGCCCTCGTCAAGGACACCTACGAAAAGGAAACCCGCATCGTGCGGGTCAACGGGGTACAAGGCATCCGCGTCGCCATCCGCAAGCAGGACAACGCCAACACGGTTGAGGTTTCCCAAGCCATTCTGGAAGAGATCGAGCGTACCAACAAAGACTATCCGCTCATCAACATCGTTCCCGTCACCAACTCCGGCAACTTCATCGAACGGTCCATCGAAAACGTCTCCCGCTCCGTCCTCTACGGAGGAGGCCTGGCCATACTCGTATTGCTTTTCTTCCTGCGCGACTGGCGCTCCACCCTCGTCATCTCGCTGGCCATCCCCATTTCCATCATCGCCACCTTCGCCCTGCTCTACTTCGGGGGCTTCACCTTGAACATGATGTCGCTCGGCGGACTCGCCCTCGGCGTAGGCATGATGGTCGACTCCTCCATCGTGGTCCTGGAAAACATCTTCCGGCGGCGCGACGAGGAAGGCGAACAACCACGCATCGCCGCCGCCAGCGGAGCGCGCGAGGTGGCCACCGCCATCATCGCCTCCACCATCACCACTCTGGTTATTTTCCTCCCGCTCATCTTCGTGCCCGGCGTGTCCGGCATCCTCTTCCGCGAGCTGGCCTACACCGTCTCCTTCTCCCTTGTCTGCTCCCTCGTGGTGTCTCTCAGCCTGGTCCCCATGCTCTCCGCCAAGCTGCTGCGCGGAAAAATCTCCCGAGAGGAGAAGCGAAACAGCCCTTTCCGCCGCCTTTCCGAAACCTCCGAACGTTGGTTCCAAGCACTGGAAGGTGGATACAAGAACATGCTCAATCGAGCCCTCCGCCACCGCCGCTGGGTTCTCATCGGAGCCGGATCCACCCTGCTGCTCAGCGTACTCCTCGCCCCCATGATCAGCAGCGAGTTCCTGCCCCCGAGCGACGAAGGCGAGGTCGGGGTTTGGATGCGCGCCGAAAATTCCACCCGCCTCGAAATCGTGAATTCTCTCGCCCAAAAGCTGGAGGAGATCGCCATTCCCGCCGTGCCGGAAGCCATCTCGCACGTCACCGACGTCCGAGGCGACGGAGCCGGCATCACTTTCAACCTCGTCCCTGCCAGCCAGCGCGATCGCTCCAACGAAGAGATCGCAGAAGAACTGCGCGACCTGCTCGAGGGCAAAATCCCGGGAGTCCGCGCCGGAGCGTGGGCCCCGCGCGGGCAAAACCTGCTCAACCGCCTGCTCGGAGGCGGCGGACAAGGCATCGAAGTGGAAGTTCGCGGTCCCGACATCCCCACCTTGGAAAAGCTCGCCCTCGACGCCAAAGCCCGCATCGAGCAGCTAGAAGGCGTCACCGACGTGGACACCAGCTTCGACGACGGCGAACCCCGCCAGGAGATTGCTATCGACCGCGACAAGATCGCCGACCTCGGCCTCTCCGCCCGCGACGTCTCCGAAGTCCTGCAAACCGCCATCGCCGGTTCCCGCGCCGGAAACTACCAAACCGAAGGCAACTCCTACCGCATCCTCGTGCAGATGGCCGACGCCGAACACCTCTCTATCGACGAAGTGCTCGACCTCACCCTGCGCACGCCCTCCGGCGAACTGGTTGCCCTGCGCAACCTCGTCACCAACGACTTCGGCCGAGCTCCCTCCAGAATCGAACGCCGCGACCAACAACGCCTCGTCACCCTCGACGCCGAATTCGAAAAACGGGCCCTCGGCGACGTCTCCGCGGAAATCGACGCCGTGCTCAACGAAATCCCCCGTCCCTCCGGCTACGTTTTCCGCATTACCGGATCCTGGGAAGAGCAGCAAAAAACCTTCAACCAACTCATCATCGCCCTCGGCCTCGCCATCATGCTGGTCTACATGGTGCTGGCTTGCCAATACGAGTCCCTGCGAGACCCCACCATCGTGATGGTCGCGGTCCCCATGGCCGCGATCGGCGTCATCCTCACCCTCATCCTTACCGGCACCACCATGAACCTGCAGTCCGGCATCGGCTGCATCATGCTGGGCGGCATCGTGGTCAACAACGCCATCTTGCTCGTCGACCAAGCCAGCCAGCTCCGCCTCGAAGGCACCGGCGCCCGCGATGCCGTGGCGGAAGCGGGGCGCCGCCGCTTGCGCCCCATCCTCATGACGACCTTGACTACCGTGCTCGGCTTGCTTCCGCTGGCCCTCGGAATCGGCGAGGGAGCCGACGCCCAAGCCCCACTCGCCCGGGCCGTAATCGGCGGACTTGTCGGTTCCACCGCTATCACACTCCTCCTCACCCCCATCGTCTATTCCATCGTCCACAGCAAGCGCAGCAGCAGCGACGCTCAATGA